A DNA window from Anaerocolumna sp. AGMB13020 contains the following coding sequences:
- a CDS encoding amino acid ABC transporter ATP-binding protein, whose protein sequence is MELLEIKKLSKCFVDLEVLRDVNVRVSKGEVVVIIGPSGSGKSTLLRCINLLEQPTGGEILYLGEDITCLGKKVTGYRKQVGMVFQRFNLFPLKTALENIMYAPMKLNKVPVKEAKEQAMELLRKVGMESKADTYPAALSGGQQQRVAIARALAMKPEILLFDEPTSALDPELVGDVLEVMKQLAGEGMTMIVVTHEMGFARDVADRVIFMDGGYVIEEGAPSDIFIQPKNERTRAFLARVL, encoded by the coding sequence ATGGAACTGCTTGAAATTAAGAAACTATCCAAATGTTTTGTTGATTTGGAGGTATTAAGGGATGTCAATGTAAGGGTGAGCAAGGGAGAAGTAGTGGTTATTATCGGTCCCTCCGGTTCAGGTAAGAGCACCTTGCTGCGCTGCATCAATCTGCTGGAACAACCCACAGGGGGAGAAATCCTGTATCTGGGAGAGGATATCACTTGTCTTGGAAAGAAAGTTACCGGTTATCGCAAACAGGTGGGAATGGTATTTCAGAGGTTTAATCTCTTTCCGTTAAAAACAGCACTGGAGAATATTATGTATGCTCCCATGAAACTAAACAAGGTTCCGGTAAAAGAGGCAAAGGAGCAGGCCATGGAACTCCTAAGAAAAGTTGGAATGGAAAGTAAAGCAGATACTTATCCGGCGGCGCTATCCGGAGGCCAGCAGCAAAGAGTAGCCATTGCAAGGGCACTGGCCATGAAACCGGAGATTCTGCTTTTTGATGAACCCACTTCTGCTTTGGATCCGGAACTGGTGGGGGATGTCCTGGAGGTTATGAAACAGCTGGCAGGGGAAGGAATGACCATGATAGTGGTAACCCATGAAATGGGTTTTGCAAGAGATGTGGCAGACAGGGTGATCTTTATGGACGGTGGTTATGTGATAGAGGAAGGTGCTCCAAGTGATATCTTTATACAGCCAAAGAATGAGAGAACCAGAGCCTTTTTAGCCAGAGTGCTATAG
- a CDS encoding amino acid ABC transporter permease encodes MELHFKQAFETLGPSLWGGIGIVLYITLAGFVCALAVALLVAIGRISRNKILRRTLGVIIELVRGTPLLVQFFYIYYVVPTLLNGIMGMLGKDTNIQLAATTCGIIGFAINYGCYMSEVIRSAILAIDSGQREAGLALGFSENKVLFHFIIPPALRNSVPVFGNYLVMLIKDTSLLAMITVQELLLRTKTYASQTFLTVEAYTILAFVYLLLSIPLSQLSRVVERRLKRVR; translated from the coding sequence ATGGAATTGCATTTTAAACAGGCCTTTGAGACCTTGGGGCCAAGTCTCTGGGGAGGAATAGGTATTGTACTTTATATAACACTGGCAGGGTTTGTCTGTGCTTTGGCTGTGGCACTGTTAGTTGCTATCGGAAGAATATCCAGGAATAAGATACTTCGCCGAACCCTTGGAGTAATCATTGAACTGGTAAGGGGAACACCCCTGCTGGTTCAGTTCTTTTATATATATTATGTTGTACCGACACTGCTAAACGGTATTATGGGCATGTTAGGAAAAGACACCAACATCCAGCTGGCAGCTACCACCTGCGGTATTATAGGCTTTGCTATTAATTATGGCTGCTATATGTCAGAGGTTATACGTTCTGCCATTCTGGCCATTGATTCCGGTCAGAGAGAGGCCGGCCTGGCTCTTGGTTTTAGCGAGAATAAAGTACTGTTTCATTTTATAATACCGCCGGCCCTTAGAAATTCCGTGCCGGTATTCGGAAATTACCTGGTTATGCTCATTAAGGATACCTCCCTGTTAGCTATGATAACGGTACAGGAGCTTCTCCTTCGCACCAAGACCTATGCTTCTCAGACGTTTCTTACGGTAGAAGCATACACCATTCTGGCGTTCGTTTACCTGTTATTAAGTATTCCACTCTCGCAGCTTAGCAGAGTAGTGGAACGCCGGCTTAAAAGAGTCCGTTAG
- a CDS encoding cytidylate kinase-like family protein, whose amino-acid sequence MSEKFVITIARQFGSLGRPIARLVSEKLGIEYYDRDIVEMTSKNLNLPVSTVSDVEESAKSAFFNMNYPLGMGTTNIQDSIFAVQRKIIIDLAERESCIIVGRCADHILKDHKNIINVFIYAPYEARLANCVERLDMKPDEARKMIASVDKARESYHKYYCGYSMADKDYKHVMLDSSLLGVEGTCDILTDIIRKKFNLVNSKNF is encoded by the coding sequence ATGAGTGAAAAATTTGTTATAACCATTGCGAGGCAATTCGGTAGTCTCGGAAGACCTATTGCCCGCTTAGTCAGCGAGAAGCTGGGAATTGAATATTATGACAGGGATATCGTTGAGATGACCTCAAAGAATCTGAATCTGCCGGTTTCAACCGTCAGTGATGTGGAGGAAAGTGCGAAATCAGCTTTTTTTAACATGAATTATCCACTGGGTATGGGAACAACCAATATACAGGATTCTATCTTCGCCGTACAAAGAAAGATAATCATCGATCTTGCTGAACGGGAGTCTTGTATCATCGTAGGCAGATGTGCTGACCATATCTTAAAGGATCATAAGAATATTATCAATGTATTTATTTATGCCCCTTATGAAGCAAGGCTGGCAAATTGCGTGGAGAGACTGGATATGAAACCTGATGAAGCCAGGAAAATGATTGCCTCCGTGGATAAGGCAAGAGAGTCCTATCACAAATATTATTGCGGTTATTCTATGGCGGATAAGGATTATAAACATGTAATGCTGGATTCCAGTCTGCTGGGAGTGGAAGGCACCTGTGATATTTTAACGGATATCATTCGGAAGAAATTCAATTTGGTAAACAGTAAGAATTTTTAA
- a CDS encoding acyltransferase domain-containing protein, protein MTLKELCMGINLPEEVTETVLRIYKEQDYSALKENSDKLYDRREWERTLEELKKALGKDDKGLKMLTLQLVTGLNTYKLYEEKGIGQKIFFDTFQCFSRFVGEHLVSYHTYGFDREWWTPRQISMEEFRLGELEFEMENWKGERVISVHIPSDARITRENCLNSYEQALNFFAKYYPDFKYRYFICDSWMLSPGLKEVLPRESRILQFQADYTIEEWNKEDNSYREWVFKNFDLPLEELPEETSLQRNIKRFIKEGGFIGSAFGYMEQTGFRKS, encoded by the coding sequence ATGACGTTAAAGGAACTTTGCATGGGTATCAATCTGCCAGAGGAAGTAACGGAAACCGTTCTAAGGATTTACAAAGAACAGGATTATTCTGCGTTAAAGGAAAATTCTGATAAGTTATACGATCGTAGGGAATGGGAGAGGACCCTGGAAGAATTAAAGAAGGCTTTGGGAAAAGATGATAAAGGTTTAAAAATGCTGACACTACAGTTGGTAACCGGACTTAATACCTATAAGCTCTATGAAGAGAAAGGAATCGGTCAGAAAATATTTTTTGATACCTTTCAATGCTTTTCCAGATTTGTAGGGGAGCATCTGGTCAGCTATCATACCTATGGTTTTGATAGGGAATGGTGGACGCCCAGACAGATATCCATGGAGGAGTTCCGCTTGGGAGAACTGGAATTTGAAATGGAGAACTGGAAAGGGGAGCGAGTAATCAGTGTGCACATACCTTCTGATGCCAGGATAACCAGAGAAAATTGTCTGAATTCTTATGAACAGGCGCTTAACTTCTTCGCTAAATACTATCCGGATTTTAAGTACCGTTATTTTATCTGTGATTCCTGGATGCTCTCACCGGGGTTAAAGGAGGTACTACCTCGGGAATCCAGAATTCTTCAGTTTCAGGCGGATTACACCATTGAGGAGTGGAACAAGGAAGATAACTCTTATAGGGAATGGGTGTTTAAGAATTTTGACTTACCTTTAGAGGAATTGCCGGAAGAGACATCCTTACAGAGAAATATTAAGAGGTTCATCAAAGAAGGGGGCTTTATAGGAAGCGCTTTTGGATATATGGAGCAAACGGGATTTCGAAAATCTTAG
- a CDS encoding MutS-related protein codes for MTYFSLFYENQEQEDSAKKQSGNQVYYRAKQRLEKKTYFVGARMVVSEEVIEAGRNLPCFFQDLNLEALFLPDKDEYLTEEIKNYYFSFPETLSQITYRQDIYKDLDNPLVLNGLTAFRNSFTEAERFLEYRHKSDSPLQQSKYYIDAAVMHYESVSRLYDLLKEQVKSKAFLSLLSHLTSFLNTDGYSDFYREAIRLKDKLENIYFTLTMAGNAVKVYFQENTGVTEDFASSLEKVFRIQEHSRNSIRLFNQPGLNPFESKLISLVEKENPKLRKECLEFTATARLLTNDILQRLYKESEVYLFGHTLASKLREKGFLLTYPEFTETRSLHLEGICDIGLALAAGKHREVAVNDLVLMESNKGAFITGVNQGGKTTYARSVGQTAYLAMLGMPVIATKALLPHFKGIHTHFTVEENHLVNNGKLQEELHHLKEILDKAPTNCLYLLNEMFSSATAADAFDLTSLLLPKIFAKAGTVLCVTHVPELAKLQADMISLIASAREEDGYQRNYRIHPGEAALSARAIDIALKYCLSGTQIKECITNGD; via the coding sequence ATGACGTATTTTAGTTTATTTTACGAAAACCAGGAGCAGGAAGATTCAGCTAAAAAGCAGTCAGGGAATCAAGTATATTACCGGGCAAAGCAAAGGCTTGAAAAAAAGACTTACTTTGTAGGTGCCAGAATGGTTGTATCAGAAGAAGTTATAGAAGCTGGCAGAAATCTGCCCTGCTTTTTCCAGGATCTGAATCTGGAGGCGCTATTTCTTCCTGATAAGGATGAATACCTAACAGAGGAAATAAAAAATTATTACTTTAGTTTTCCGGAAACTCTCTCTCAAATCACTTATCGGCAGGATATCTATAAAGACCTTGACAATCCGCTAGTCTTAAATGGTTTAACTGCTTTTCGAAACAGCTTTACAGAAGCAGAGCGCTTTCTTGAATACCGGCACAAATCCGATTCACCGCTTCAACAAAGCAAGTATTATATTGATGCTGCCGTAATGCATTATGAGTCTGTCAGCAGGTTATATGATCTTTTAAAGGAACAGGTTAAATCCAAGGCTTTCCTTTCCCTGCTTTCTCATCTTACCTCGTTCCTGAACACAGACGGTTATTCCGATTTCTATAGGGAAGCAATCCGTTTGAAGGACAAACTGGAAAATATTTATTTCACCCTGACTATGGCCGGAAATGCTGTTAAAGTATATTTTCAAGAGAATACTGGAGTCACTGAAGATTTCGCCAGCAGCCTTGAGAAGGTGTTCCGTATTCAGGAGCACAGCCGTAATTCGATTCGGCTTTTCAACCAGCCTGGGTTAAATCCTTTTGAAAGTAAACTAATATCACTGGTGGAGAAAGAAAATCCAAAGCTTCGCAAAGAATGCCTGGAATTCACTGCTACAGCCAGACTTTTGACAAATGATATTCTGCAAAGGCTTTACAAAGAATCTGAAGTCTATCTGTTCGGGCATACCCTTGCTTCCAAGTTGCGGGAGAAAGGCTTTCTGTTGACTTATCCGGAATTTACCGAAACCAGGAGCCTGCACCTTGAAGGAATATGTGATATCGGTCTTGCACTGGCAGCGGGAAAGCACAGGGAAGTAGCGGTGAATGACTTGGTATTGATGGAGAGTAATAAAGGTGCTTTTATTACAGGAGTAAATCAGGGCGGTAAGACGACTTATGCAAGAAGTGTGGGACAGACCGCATACCTTGCAATGCTTGGTATGCCGGTAATTGCCACAAAGGCACTGCTGCCACACTTTAAGGGTATTCATACTCATTTTACCGTGGAAGAAAATCACCTGGTGAACAACGGTAAATTACAGGAGGAATTGCACCACTTAAAAGAGATCCTTGATAAAGCACCTACCAACTGTCTTTACCTCCTTAACGAGATGTTTTCTTCTGCAACCGCCGCAGATGCTTTTGATCTGACCAGCCTGCTGCTTCCGAAAATTTTTGCAAAGGCCGGTACTGTACTCTGTGTAACTCATGTTCCGGAACTGGCAAAGCTGCAGGCAGATATGATAAGCTTAATAGCCTCTGCCAGAGAAGAAGATGGCTATCAAAGAAACTATCGAATTCATCCGGGAGAGGCGGCACTTAGTGCAAGAGCAATTGATATCGCCTTAAAATACTGCCTGTCAGGAACACAGATAAAGGAGTGTATAACCAATGGAGATTAA
- a CDS encoding DUF5081 family protein — translation MNYYELYVLNTVIDGEDIHSVDSFSNKKMTGIAVEVIKDALIENGLLKDYKTLTPQGVLVINRIKQFKEAKKYVRILNMTIGFVNDALGILLRSDPSGNYWFSVINIKKNLETVTKAFPEFLLLDGKSSASHIDFQISPESLLQKYEINAKTSFTLSTEIRSLKEENMKGYSTKELFFESAGKKYCYDCINNILYERDRNTLVDLLHKRLEVV, via the coding sequence ATGAATTATTATGAACTCTATGTATTAAACACCGTTATTGACGGTGAAGATATTCATTCTGTAGACTCATTCTCTAATAAAAAAATGACTGGAATAGCAGTGGAAGTAATCAAAGATGCTTTAATAGAAAACGGTCTCTTGAAAGACTATAAAACGTTAACCCCCCAAGGAGTTTTGGTAATAAATAGAATAAAACAATTTAAGGAAGCAAAAAAATATGTTAGAATACTTAATATGACAATTGGTTTTGTGAATGATGCACTAGGCATTCTGTTAAGATCAGACCCTAGTGGTAATTATTGGTTTTCTGTTATAAACATCAAAAAAAATTTAGAGACCGTAACAAAAGCCTTCCCTGAATTTCTACTGCTAGATGGAAAAAGCAGTGCCAGTCATATTGATTTCCAGATCAGCCCTGAAAGCTTGCTGCAAAAATATGAAATCAACGCAAAAACCAGTTTTACCTTAAGTACGGAGATTCGATCCTTAAAAGAGGAAAATATGAAGGGATACAGCACAAAGGAGTTATTTTTTGAGTCTGCAGGTAAAAAATATTGTTATGATTGTATTAATAATATACTGTATGAAAGAGACAGAAATACGTTAGTTGATTTGCTTCATAAAAGACTGGAGGTGGTTTAA
- a CDS encoding PucR family transcriptional regulator: MGTQITDLYESAKDKYFMTLHSGEAGLTNPVSWVYLAEDIQNTAFLKGGELVITTGLFIQSGVKLYDFICSLITCNCSGIIINNGKYLTLPDLTPEIIEMCSLNKFPLFTMPWKVHLIDIMQDYCSLLLHNTRSTDQLNAAFQGALYQTPVHENILLTLNQYGFPTLADYRIIVIQNLKNTTRVTFSLNRLKLKYHLFEHEHRQILIYLISKTPPSLQEITDLLLFCGSITLGISNVISSLTDIGSCYKRARFSLAAAAFWNITSINFDELGFFQILFSSSDPEMLKSIYEKNLGRLEQFDTVHDADYMNTLQVFLLSDCNLLETASKLHTHRNTVIYRIKKIKELLGTELDAANVKFDLLMAFFIREYFSIG; this comes from the coding sequence ATGGGAACACAGATAACCGATTTATATGAAAGTGCGAAAGATAAATACTTTATGACCCTCCATAGCGGAGAAGCTGGCCTGACCAATCCGGTTTCGTGGGTATATCTGGCAGAGGATATACAGAACACAGCTTTTCTTAAAGGTGGTGAGCTGGTAATAACCACAGGACTTTTTATCCAGAGCGGAGTTAAGCTTTATGACTTTATTTGCTCTCTTATCACCTGCAATTGCAGCGGAATTATTATCAACAACGGGAAATATCTAACACTGCCGGATCTTACCCCTGAGATTATTGAAATGTGCTCCCTTAATAAATTCCCGCTCTTTACCATGCCCTGGAAGGTTCATCTTATTGATATCATGCAGGATTACTGCAGTCTTCTTTTACATAACACACGCAGTACAGATCAGCTAAATGCTGCCTTTCAAGGCGCCTTGTATCAGACTCCCGTCCATGAAAATATACTTCTTACCTTAAATCAGTATGGCTTTCCCACACTGGCCGATTATAGGATCATCGTAATACAGAATCTAAAGAATACCACCAGAGTCACCTTTTCCCTGAACCGTTTGAAATTAAAATACCATCTTTTTGAACATGAGCACCGGCAGATATTGATTTATCTTATCTCCAAGACTCCTCCTTCTCTCCAGGAAATCACCGATTTACTCTTATTTTGCGGCAGTATAACTTTAGGTATCAGTAATGTTATTTCCTCCCTTACGGATATTGGCAGCTGTTATAAACGTGCCCGCTTTTCCCTTGCTGCAGCAGCTTTCTGGAATATTACCTCTATAAATTTTGATGAGCTGGGCTTTTTTCAGATACTTTTTAGTTCTTCCGATCCGGAAATGTTAAAATCCATTTATGAAAAGAACTTAGGAAGGCTGGAGCAGTTTGACACTGTCCATGACGCAGATTATATGAACACTTTACAGGTATTTCTGCTGTCAGACTGTAATCTGTTGGAGACCGCTTCAAAGCTGCATACCCATCGGAACACAGTAATTTACCGGATAAAGAAAATCAAAGAGCTGTTAGGTACGGAGCTTGATGCTGCCAACGTAAAATTCGACCTGCTGATGGCATTTTTTATCAGGGAGTATTTTTCCATCGGTTAA
- a CDS encoding substrate-binding periplasmic protein — MKKMNLKKGFTLLLTLLLTFSVLTGCSKKDNNTQTSTEDTAASGEDTASTGESDMLKKIKEKGYILIGSSNDAPFSYTDVESGKLEGIDIEILREICKRLEIPDIQMKVVDFANLLVELNNNNIDMVVDAMYVKEERLKVAAFTDKWYQEGEAVVIPVDSAIAGKDDLKEKKVGAQPGTTFYETAQKWLDEGRIAGLEAYDNQATLMTAVDMGKVDAVVTDGIVAGYTLSADSSLKLKLLAPYEAEASGQIGAALRFEDKAFLEEVNKCLNEMKEDGTLLTILKDYGLTEDYFVDVQNGKTVNTK, encoded by the coding sequence ATGAAGAAAATGAATCTGAAAAAAGGCTTCACACTGTTGTTAACACTTTTATTAACGTTTTCTGTACTCACAGGTTGCAGTAAGAAGGACAATAATACCCAGACCTCAACAGAAGATACGGCAGCCAGTGGAGAAGACACTGCTTCCACCGGTGAATCCGATATGTTAAAGAAAATCAAGGAAAAAGGTTATATCTTAATTGGCTCCTCCAACGATGCTCCCTTCTCCTACACTGACGTGGAGTCGGGGAAATTAGAGGGAATTGATATTGAAATCCTTCGTGAGATCTGCAAACGGCTTGAGATCCCGGACATACAGATGAAGGTAGTTGACTTTGCCAATCTGTTGGTAGAGCTTAATAACAATAACATTGATATGGTGGTAGATGCCATGTATGTGAAAGAGGAAAGACTTAAGGTAGCAGCCTTTACAGACAAGTGGTACCAGGAAGGTGAAGCTGTGGTAATTCCGGTTGATTCTGCTATCGCTGGCAAAGATGATCTGAAGGAGAAAAAAGTAGGTGCACAGCCCGGAACCACTTTTTATGAAACTGCCCAGAAGTGGCTTGATGAAGGAAGAATTGCAGGACTGGAAGCATATGATAACCAGGCAACTCTGATGACTGCTGTAGACATGGGAAAGGTGGATGCAGTGGTAACAGATGGTATTGTTGCAGGTTATACCCTTTCAGCCGACAGTTCCTTAAAATTGAAACTCTTAGCTCCCTACGAAGCAGAAGCCAGCGGGCAGATCGGCGCAGCTTTACGTTTTGAAGATAAAGCCTTTTTAGAAGAGGTAAATAAATGCCTGAATGAGATGAAGGAGGATGGCACGCTGCTAACCATACTAAAAGATTATGGATTAACAGAAGATTATTTTGTAGATGTACAGAATGGTAAAACAGTAAATACGAAATAA
- a CDS encoding MerR family transcriptional regulator, with product MLLKIKEFADFSDISVRALHLYDRLGLLAPAEVDSSNGYRYYESEQMKELNTIISFKKLGFSLADIKDLKEDSYSKEAVMKKLQEKKDENDRLIQILAYNNENIYNMLSHLAAEPEKPGAKEEAYNLSRIYCLENDKLEQDFSDILWL from the coding sequence ATGTTGTTAAAAATAAAAGAATTTGCAGACTTTAGTGATATTTCAGTACGTGCGCTTCATCTCTATGACCGGCTTGGTTTGCTGGCACCGGCAGAGGTTGATTCTTCTAACGGCTACCGCTATTATGAATCTGAACAGATGAAGGAACTTAATACAATAATCAGTTTTAAAAAACTGGGGTTTTCTCTGGCAGATATTAAGGATCTAAAAGAAGACAGCTATTCCAAAGAAGCCGTTATGAAAAAGCTCCAGGAGAAAAAGGACGAGAATGACCGTCTTATCCAGATTCTTGCCTATAACAACGAAAACATCTATAACATGCTGTCACACCTTGCGGCTGAGCCAGAAAAGCCAGGTGCAAAAGAAGAGGCTTACAATCTTTCAAGAATCTATTGCCTTGAGAACGACAAGCTGGAACAGGATTTCTCAGATATTCTATGGTTATAA
- a CDS encoding iron-containing alcohol dehydrogenase: MEFQYHLPVNLVFGRGKSELIGEKAAALGKKALIVTGGRSTRESGLLEKAEQLLKKSGLAFSLFDKVTPNPLTTTAYEGAEQALSKECDMVLALGGGSSLDAAKGIAFQAVNGGDINEYIYGRKISNKALPVLAVPTTCGTGSEGNGFAVMTNPDTLDKKSLRCSAIVPACSIIDPLLMKTMPKKTLASVGFDALCHNMDAYISAVSQPLTDIMALEGARLAAGSLTKLYRDNEDMDSWEHLCLASTLGGMVIGAAGVTALHGMEHPVSGLKNVVHGKGLAALAPYVYEASIQGAPDKFLLLSRILGGRDEKDFVPAIKKLLSELQLTETLGDMGVEEKDLNWLTENCLKVSAPSMANHPVVFTTEKIREIFRKAL; the protein is encoded by the coding sequence ATGGAATTTCAATATCATCTGCCAGTCAATCTGGTATTTGGTCGTGGGAAATCGGAATTAATAGGGGAGAAGGCAGCTGCACTTGGGAAAAAAGCACTTATCGTAACCGGTGGAAGAAGCACCAGGGAATCCGGATTACTTGAGAAGGCAGAACAACTTCTAAAAAAAAGCGGATTAGCCTTTTCTCTGTTTGATAAAGTAACCCCAAATCCTCTTACAACCACGGCTTACGAAGGAGCAGAACAGGCATTATCGAAAGAGTGTGACATGGTGCTTGCCCTTGGTGGCGGCAGCAGCCTGGATGCAGCAAAAGGAATTGCTTTTCAAGCCGTAAATGGCGGTGATATAAATGAGTATATTTACGGTAGAAAAATCAGTAACAAGGCACTTCCGGTCCTTGCAGTTCCCACCACCTGCGGTACAGGCAGCGAAGGCAACGGCTTTGCGGTTATGACGAATCCGGATACGCTGGATAAGAAATCCCTTCGCTGCAGTGCCATTGTTCCTGCCTGTTCCATTATCGATCCATTGCTTATGAAGACCATGCCAAAGAAAACGCTGGCCTCCGTAGGTTTTGACGCACTCTGCCATAACATGGATGCCTATATCTCGGCTGTTTCACAGCCCTTAACAGACATTATGGCCTTAGAGGGGGCAAGACTTGCTGCAGGCAGTCTTACAAAGCTCTATAGGGATAATGAAGATATGGACAGCTGGGAGCATTTATGCCTTGCCAGTACTCTTGGAGGAATGGTAATAGGAGCAGCGGGGGTAACGGCTCTTCACGGAATGGAGCACCCGGTAAGCGGACTCAAAAATGTCGTGCATGGAAAAGGCCTGGCGGCACTTGCGCCTTATGTGTATGAAGCTTCTATTCAAGGGGCACCGGATAAATTCCTCCTGTTATCCAGGATACTTGGGGGGAGGGATGAAAAGGATTTCGTACCTGCTATAAAGAAGCTCTTATCAGAACTACAGCTTACAGAAACTCTTGGAGATATGGGTGTGGAGGAAAAGGATCTGAATTGGCTTACTGAAAATTGTCTGAAGGTATCGGCTCCAAGTATGGCTAACCATCCCGTAGTCTTTACAACAGAGAAAATAAGAGAGATATTCAGAAAAGCATTATAA
- a CDS encoding MutS-related protein — MEINLITTDNTVQRFKTDSKLLLRDLKLEQLLDVISDGDEELRKISSKQLMLPATQKTELLKRHSVLRDAIKHPALFYEIYHSSCQALDKIQTYDDSTKLKYNYIISVPKKILTQVETALAALTYLEDISGRLRRENNFTAEVLLSFCHEFTGYYTEHFLKEVQTFLQSLSVLKKTDAVSVGAHLGKGLKMTDMSLLRILDSESSSEEKKGLLSYVLKSDKCYEIRIENTTIENEVREIIDASLTWILKTVSDFNYTVKHLLEQLKFQFGFYCGALNLYKFLEGRGIKICFPVFAEDSKVLKVSELHDLFLVIKDNSAIANSISYEGVSNYIITGVNQGGKTTFLRSFGTAQLLAQSGYFTPAAQYVCNIYQSIFTHFPEDEDSSLKHGLLEQELLKLHDIITRIAPDSLLLLNETFATTTDYDAAYLAKELLHGIEDSGITCLFVTHNYEFSHSLYRKKHSENVFLRADREESGDRCFRLSEGEPLKTGYALDLYQEVMKEASR; from the coding sequence ATGGAGATTAACCTTATAACTACTGATAATACCGTACAAAGGTTTAAGACAGACAGCAAACTTCTCCTGCGGGATTTGAAGCTGGAGCAGCTTTTAGATGTTATTTCTGATGGTGATGAGGAGCTGCGAAAAATAAGCAGTAAACAGTTGATGCTGCCTGCTACTCAGAAAACTGAACTATTAAAGCGACACTCTGTTCTAAGGGATGCAATCAAACATCCTGCGTTATTTTATGAGATTTACCATTCGTCCTGTCAGGCTTTAGATAAGATACAGACATACGATGATTCTACAAAACTAAAATATAATTACATCATTTCGGTGCCCAAGAAGATTCTGACTCAGGTTGAGACAGCCTTAGCAGCACTTACTTATCTGGAAGATATCAGCGGCAGGCTCAGAAGAGAAAACAATTTTACTGCGGAAGTACTTCTTTCCTTCTGCCATGAATTTACCGGCTATTACACGGAGCACTTTCTAAAAGAGGTGCAAACTTTCCTTCAATCCCTATCAGTCTTAAAGAAAACCGATGCCGTCTCTGTAGGTGCCCATCTTGGCAAAGGTCTTAAGATGACCGACATGTCACTGCTTCGTATTCTTGATAGTGAAAGCTCCTCCGAGGAAAAGAAAGGGTTGCTGTCCTATGTTCTGAAGTCAGACAAATGCTATGAAATTAGAATCGAAAATACCACTATTGAAAACGAAGTGCGGGAAATCATAGATGCCAGCCTTACCTGGATACTAAAAACGGTAAGTGATTTTAACTATACTGTGAAGCACCTGTTAGAGCAGTTGAAATTTCAATTCGGCTTTTACTGTGGTGCTCTGAATCTATATAAATTCCTGGAGGGACGTGGAATAAAGATATGCTTTCCAGTCTTTGCAGAAGACTCTAAGGTCTTAAAGGTCTCTGAACTACATGACCTGTTTCTGGTTATAAAGGACAATTCAGCAATAGCCAACAGTATTTCTTATGAAGGTGTCAGCAATTATATTATCACGGGAGTAAATCAAGGCGGTAAAACTACCTTTCTCAGAAGCTTCGGCACTGCACAGCTCCTGGCACAAAGCGGTTATTTTACCCCTGCCGCCCAGTATGTCTGCAATATATATCAGAGTATCTTCACCCACTTTCCAGAGGATGAAGATTCCAGCTTGAAACACGGACTATTGGAACAGGAATTATTAAAGCTTCACGATATTATAACCCGGATAGCTCCTGACAGTCTGCTGCTATTAAATGAGACTTTTGCAACTACCACCGATTACGACGCGGCTTATCTGGCAAAGGAACTCCTCCATGGTATAGAAGACAGCGGTATTACCTGTCTCTTCGTTACGCATAATTATGAGTTCAGTCACAGCCTTTATCGTAAAAAGCATAGCGAAAATGTCTTTTTAAGAGCAGACAGAGAGGAAAGTGGAGACAGATGCTTTCGTTTAAGCGAGGGTGAACCCCTTAAGACAGGGTATGCCTTAGATTTGTATCAGGAAGTTATGAAGGAGGCTTCCAGATAG